A region from the Patescibacteria group bacterium genome encodes:
- a CDS encoding DoxX family protein yields the protein MLSILTPLAPLSDIVLLIVRIIMGIVMIYYGYPKITNLRSNAEDFVKMGFKPGMFWGTIVAFVEFFGGIAVIIGVYIWLAVALFGFQMIMGTIWKITKTEKPFTDWSYDLLLLAIALMLLITGPGYYVLAGF from the coding sequence ATGTTGAGCATACTTACCCCATTAGCTCCCTTGAGTGACATAGTGCTTCTTATCGTAAGAATAATCATGGGCATTGTCATGATTTATTATGGGTACCCCAAGATTACAAATCTCAGATCAAATGCTGAAGATTTTGTGAAGATGGGTTTTAAGCCTGGTATGTTCTGGGGCACAATCGTTGCATTTGTTGAGTTCTTCGGCGGCATTGCCGTAATCATTGGTGTGTATATATGGCTTGCCGTAGCATTGTTTGGTTTTCAAATGATAATGGGAACTATCTGGAAGATAACAAAAACAGAAAAGCCATTCACCGATTGGTCATATGACCTACTCTTGCTTGCAATTGCACTTATGTTACTCATAACCGGTCCGGGCTATTATGTGCTTGCAGGTTTTTAG
- a CDS encoding DUF427 domain-containing protein has translation MKAIYKNKIIAESDKTVVVENNHYFPASSVNMEYLKKSGNTYTCAWKGVASYYNVTVDGETVEDAAWVYPEPSDAAKQIKGYFAFWKDIQVTE, from the coding sequence ATGAAAGCGATATACAAAAACAAAATCATTGCCGAAAGTGACAAGACCGTGGTGGTTGAAAACAACCATTACTTCCCTGCCTCTTCGGTCAATATGGAATATTTGAAAAAAAGCGGTAATACTTATACATGTGCATGGAAAGGTGTCGCTTCTTATTACAATGTCACAGTTGATGGCGAAACCGTGGAAGATGCCGCCTGGGTTTATCCAGAACCCAGTGATGCAGCAAAGCAGATCAAAGGTTACTTTGCTTTCTGGAAAGACATACAAGTAACCGAATAA